In one Ictalurus furcatus strain D&B chromosome 28, Billie_1.0, whole genome shotgun sequence genomic region, the following are encoded:
- the taok3b gene encoding serine/threonine-protein kinase TAO3, producing MSGYKRMRRQHQKQLIALENKLKAEMDEHKLRLQKEVETQANNTYIELERLAKKQAAQLEKEMKASATEEKRIQQQILVQQKKELTTFLDTQKKQYRLCRDRMKEEMNEDLSTPKEEKQERLSRHKETMQRSQAEEEAQLLNQQRLIYERSCRALKRRSLIKKHEFEQEQIREELNKKKLQKEMEHALMIRQDESTQDMERRQLECLHRLRMELIRLQHHTELENQEEYNNRRQRELHRKHALERRQQPRNLKALEMQIKKQFQDTCKVQNKQYKALRNHQLEVSPKSDHKALLKTLKEEQTRKLAVLAEQYEQSINDMMASQALRLEAEQEAECQALKRQLQQEMELLDAYQSKTKAQAEAQHERDMHQLEQKASLRRAHLEQKIEEELAALQKERTEKVKHLFERQERELEAFDVESSRLGFGSLASFDFPKEDDR from the exons ATGTCAGGGTACAAACGCATGCGGCGGCAGCACCAGAAGCAGCTGATCGCATTGGAGAACAAGCTGAAGGCTGAGATGGATGAGCACAAGCTCCGGCTGCAGAAGGAAGTAGAGACCCAGGCCAATAACACTTACATTGAACTGGAGCGGTTAGCCAAGAAGCAGGCTGCCCAGTTAGAAAAGGAG ATGAAGGCATCAGCCACAGAGGAGAAGAGAATCCAGCAACAAATCTTGGTCCAACAGAAGAAGGAGCTGACCACCTTCTTGGACACACAGAAAAAGCAGTATAGACTGTGCAGGGACAGGATGAAGGAA GAGATGAATGAGGACCTTAGCACACCAAAGGAGGAGAAGCAGGAGAGGCTGTCACGCCACAAGGAGACAATGCAGCGCTCACAGGCCGAGGAGGAGGCACAGCTGCTCAACCAGCAGAGGCTCATCTATGAAAGAAGCTGCCGTGCTCTGAAGAGACGAAGCCTCATAAAAAAACATGAGTTTGAACAGGAACAGATACGGGAG GAGCTGAACAAAAAGAAACTGCAAAAGGAGATGGAGCATGCATTGATGATCCGGCAAGATGAGTCAACACAGGACATGGAGCGACGGCAGTTGGAGTGTCTGCACAGGCTTCGCATGGAGCTAATCCGTTTGCAGCATCACACTGAACTGGAGAACCAGGAGGAGTACAACAACCGACGCCAGAGAGAGCTGCACAGGAAACATGCACTGGAGCGCCGACAGCAGCCCAGGAACCTCAAG GCATTGGAAATGCAGATCAAAAAGCAATTCCAGGACACTTGTAAGGTTCAGAATAAGCAGTACAAAGCTCTGAGGAACCATCAGCTAGAGGTCTCCCCTAAGAGTGACCACAAAGCCCTGCTGAAGACTCTGAAGGAAGAGCAGACACGCAAGCTTGCTGTGCTGGCAGAACAGTATGAACAGAGCATTAACGATATGATGGCCTCGCAAGCG CTACGTCTGGAGGCTGAGCAGGAGGCCGAGTGCCAGGCTTTGAAGCGCCAGTTGCAGCAGGAAATGGAGCTTCTGGATGCTTACCAAAGCAAGACAAAGGCACAGGCTGAGGCCCAGCATGAGCGTGACATGCACCAGTTGGAGCAGAAAGCATCCTTGCGCAGGGCTCACCTGGAACAGAAA ATTGAAGAGGAACTGGCTGCACTTCAGAAAGAGCGGACCGAAAAAGTCAAACATTTATTTGAGCGCCAAGAGCGAGAACTGGAGGCCTTTGATGTGGAGAGTTCCCGATTGGGTTTTGGAAGCTTGGCCTCATTTGACTTTCCCAAGGAAGATGACAGATGA